A stretch of the Calypte anna isolate BGI_N300 chromosome 21, bCalAnn1_v1.p, whole genome shotgun sequence genome encodes the following:
- the SZRD1 gene encoding SUZ domain-containing protein 1 isoform X2, whose amino-acid sequence MAAELWGEVVPLGKRGEEGAATIPAFCKPAAAMEVAAQNPKHLPCPSGYPRYLTQGWDCQKGNVGFIQRNEIDRRLEKKLKITQKESRKSKSPPKVPMVIQDDSLPPGPPPQIRILKRPTTNGVLSTPSSAPRPPLPVKSLAQREAEYAEARKRILGSASPEEEQEKPILDRPPRISQPEDTRQPNNVIRQPLGPDGSQGFRHRR is encoded by the exons ATGGCTGCTGAGTTGTGGGGTGAGGTTGTTCCtctggggaagaggggagaggaaggcgCTGCCACCATCCCTGCCTTCTGCAAACCCGCAGCTGCCATGGAGGTTGCTGCTCAGAATCCCAAACACCTGCCCTGCCCAAGCGGATACCCCAGGTACCTCACCCAGGGCTGGGATTGCCAGAAAGGAAATGTGGGATTCATCCAGAGGAAT GAAATAGACAGACGGTTGGAAAAGAAGCTGAAGATCACACAGAAGGAAAG cAGAAAGTCCAAATCTCCTCCCAAAGTGCCGATGGTGATCCAGGACGACAGCCTCCCCCCAGGGCCTCCCCCCCAGATCCGCATCCTCAAGAGGCCGACGACCAACggggtgctcagcacccccagctctgcccccagaccccccctgcCCGTCAAGTCCCTGGCACAGCGGGAGGCGGAGTACGCGGAGGCCCGGAAACGAATACTGggcagtgccagccctgaggaggagcaggagaaaccCATCCTGGATAG ACCCCCCAGGATCTCCCAGCCGGAGGACACCCGACAGCCCAACAATGTGATCCGGCAGCCCCTGGGCCCCGATGGCTCCCAAGGCTTCAGGCACCGCAGATAA
- the SZRD1 gene encoding SUZ domain-containing protein 1 isoform X3, translating to MEDEEVAESWEEAADSGDLLVRCLNSDFSPKTDLQSHLECGNVALVKAASALPGSREEIDRRLEKKLKITQKESSRKSKSPPKVPMVIQDDSLPPGPPPQIRILKRPTTNGVLSTPSSAPRPPLPVKSLAQREAEYAEARKRILGSASPEEEQEKPILDRPPRISQPEDTRQPNNVIRQPLGPDGSQGFRHRR from the exons ATGGAAGATGAGGAGGTGGcggagagctgggaggaggcgGCGGACAGCGGG GATCTCCTGGTCAGGTGTTTGAACTCTGACTTTAGCCCCAAGACTGACCTGCAAAGCCACCTGGAATGTGGAAATGTGGCTTTGGTCAAAGctgcctcagctctgccaggaagcagagag GAAATAGACAGACGGTTGGAAAAGAAGCTGAAGATCACACAGAAGGAAAG cagcAGAAAGTCCAAATCTCCTCCCAAAGTGCCGATGGTGATCCAGGACGACAGCCTCCCCCCAGGGCCTCCCCCCCAGATCCGCATCCTCAAGAGGCCGACGACCAACggggtgctcagcacccccagctctgcccccagaccccccctgcCCGTCAAGTCCCTGGCACAGCGGGAGGCGGAGTACGCGGAGGCCCGGAAACGAATACTGggcagtgccagccctgaggaggagcaggagaaaccCATCCTGGATAG ACCCCCCAGGATCTCCCAGCCGGAGGACACCCGACAGCCCAACAATGTGATCCGGCAGCCCCTGGGCCCCGATGGCTCCCAAGGCTTCAGGCACCGCAGATAA
- the SZRD1 gene encoding SUZ domain-containing protein 1 isoform X1, translating to MAAELWGEVVPLGKRGEEGAATIPAFCKPAAAMEVAAQNPKHLPCPSGYPRYLTQGWDCQKGNVGFIQRNEIDRRLEKKLKITQKESSRKSKSPPKVPMVIQDDSLPPGPPPQIRILKRPTTNGVLSTPSSAPRPPLPVKSLAQREAEYAEARKRILGSASPEEEQEKPILDRPPRISQPEDTRQPNNVIRQPLGPDGSQGFRHRR from the exons ATGGCTGCTGAGTTGTGGGGTGAGGTTGTTCCtctggggaagaggggagaggaaggcgCTGCCACCATCCCTGCCTTCTGCAAACCCGCAGCTGCCATGGAGGTTGCTGCTCAGAATCCCAAACACCTGCCCTGCCCAAGCGGATACCCCAGGTACCTCACCCAGGGCTGGGATTGCCAGAAAGGAAATGTGGGATTCATCCAGAGGAAT GAAATAGACAGACGGTTGGAAAAGAAGCTGAAGATCACACAGAAGGAAAG cagcAGAAAGTCCAAATCTCCTCCCAAAGTGCCGATGGTGATCCAGGACGACAGCCTCCCCCCAGGGCCTCCCCCCCAGATCCGCATCCTCAAGAGGCCGACGACCAACggggtgctcagcacccccagctctgcccccagaccccccctgcCCGTCAAGTCCCTGGCACAGCGGGAGGCGGAGTACGCGGAGGCCCGGAAACGAATACTGggcagtgccagccctgaggaggagcaggagaaaccCATCCTGGATAG ACCCCCCAGGATCTCCCAGCCGGAGGACACCCGACAGCCCAACAATGTGATCCGGCAGCCCCTGGGCCCCGATGGCTCCCAAGGCTTCAGGCACCGCAGATAA
- the SZRD1 gene encoding SUZ domain-containing protein 1 isoform X4, producing the protein MEDEEVAESWEEAADSGEIDRRLEKKLKITQKESSRKSKSPPKVPMVIQDDSLPPGPPPQIRILKRPTTNGVLSTPSSAPRPPLPVKSLAQREAEYAEARKRILGSASPEEEQEKPILDRPPRISQPEDTRQPNNVIRQPLGPDGSQGFRHRR; encoded by the exons ATGGAAGATGAGGAGGTGGcggagagctgggaggaggcgGCGGACAGCGGG GAAATAGACAGACGGTTGGAAAAGAAGCTGAAGATCACACAGAAGGAAAG cagcAGAAAGTCCAAATCTCCTCCCAAAGTGCCGATGGTGATCCAGGACGACAGCCTCCCCCCAGGGCCTCCCCCCCAGATCCGCATCCTCAAGAGGCCGACGACCAACggggtgctcagcacccccagctctgcccccagaccccccctgcCCGTCAAGTCCCTGGCACAGCGGGAGGCGGAGTACGCGGAGGCCCGGAAACGAATACTGggcagtgccagccctgaggaggagcaggagaaaccCATCCTGGATAG ACCCCCCAGGATCTCCCAGCCGGAGGACACCCGACAGCCCAACAATGTGATCCGGCAGCCCCTGGGCCCCGATGGCTCCCAAGGCTTCAGGCACCGCAGATAA
- the SZRD1 gene encoding SUZ domain-containing protein 1 isoform X5 — translation MEDEEVAESWEEAADSGEIDRRLEKKLKITQKESRKSKSPPKVPMVIQDDSLPPGPPPQIRILKRPTTNGVLSTPSSAPRPPLPVKSLAQREAEYAEARKRILGSASPEEEQEKPILDRPPRISQPEDTRQPNNVIRQPLGPDGSQGFRHRR, via the exons ATGGAAGATGAGGAGGTGGcggagagctgggaggaggcgGCGGACAGCGGG GAAATAGACAGACGGTTGGAAAAGAAGCTGAAGATCACACAGAAGGAAAG cAGAAAGTCCAAATCTCCTCCCAAAGTGCCGATGGTGATCCAGGACGACAGCCTCCCCCCAGGGCCTCCCCCCCAGATCCGCATCCTCAAGAGGCCGACGACCAACggggtgctcagcacccccagctctgcccccagaccccccctgcCCGTCAAGTCCCTGGCACAGCGGGAGGCGGAGTACGCGGAGGCCCGGAAACGAATACTGggcagtgccagccctgaggaggagcaggagaaaccCATCCTGGATAG ACCCCCCAGGATCTCCCAGCCGGAGGACACCCGACAGCCCAACAATGTGATCCGGCAGCCCCTGGGCCCCGATGGCTCCCAAGGCTTCAGGCACCGCAGATAA